A window from Microcoleus sp. FACHB-831 encodes these proteins:
- a CDS encoding thiol-disulfide oxidoreductase DCC family protein, which produces MTYNVIYDGNCNLCVTLVQALENLDKGQLFEYTPMQDEDTLNRFGITSQDCEMGMILINADTPEQRWQGSDAAEEIARLLPVADAFVAAYRAIPGVKWAGDRFYEQIRDNRYTIFGKRDTTYQSAYPIGCRIAKNS; this is translated from the coding sequence ATGACTTACAACGTTATCTACGACGGCAACTGCAATCTCTGCGTTACCCTAGTCCAAGCTCTGGAAAACTTAGACAAAGGGCAACTGTTTGAATACACCCCAATGCAGGACGAAGACACTTTGAACCGATTTGGGATAACATCCCAAGACTGCGAAATGGGGATGATTTTGATAAACGCCGATACCCCGGAACAACGCTGGCAAGGTAGCGATGCTGCTGAAGAAATTGCGCGTTTGTTGCCAGTAGCTGATGCATTTGTTGCAGCTTACCGCGCCATACCAGGAGTAAAATGGGCGGGCGATCGCTTCTACGAACAAATCCGCGATAATCGCTACACCATCTTTGGCAAGCGCGATACAACATATCAATCTGCCTACCCAATTGGTTGCAGGATAGCTAAAAATTCTTAG